One stretch of Siphonobacter curvatus DNA includes these proteins:
- a CDS encoding chemotaxis protein CheB — MAENSLNPSQKLVVIGGSMGSIDALMKLLPNLKVPMPFALVIVLHRKSSVDSTLADLFATRTRIPIREVEDKDTLEKGNIYIAPADYHLLIEQERIFALDASEKVNYSRPSLDVTFESAADTFGSATVGVLLSGANADGTAGLTAIKKAGGLTIAQHPETAQAPFMPQHAITHTVIDYIFSMDELAAYLNSLS; from the coding sequence ATGGCGGAAAATTCACTAAACCCCTCACAAAAGCTGGTTGTCATTGGCGGATCAATGGGTAGTATTGATGCGTTGATGAAGTTATTACCCAATTTGAAGGTTCCGATGCCTTTTGCTCTGGTCATTGTGCTGCACCGCAAAAGCTCCGTGGATTCCACGCTGGCCGATTTGTTTGCTACTCGAACCCGGATTCCCATTCGCGAAGTAGAAGATAAAGACACGCTGGAAAAAGGAAATATTTACATTGCTCCGGCGGACTACCACCTGCTGATTGAACAGGAACGGATCTTTGCCCTGGATGCTTCGGAAAAAGTGAACTACAGTCGTCCTTCCCTCGATGTAACCTTCGAATCCGCAGCGGATACCTTCGGTTCGGCAACGGTGGGCGTACTGCTTTCCGGGGCGAATGCTGACGGTACGGCTGGGCTGACGGCTATTAAAAAAGCGGGTGGACTGACCATTGCCCAGCATCCGGAAACCGCTCAGGCTCCATTTATGCCGCAGCATGCCATTACGCATACGGTCATTGATTACATTTTCTCGATGGACGAACTGGCTGCTTACCTCAATTCCCTCAGCTAA
- a CDS encoding CheR family methyltransferase yields MIEEDEITILLSDLFELYGYDFTNYSKASLKRRILRLCSLDKFPSFAELRYRIKSDPTYLQRFVEEITVNVTEMFRDPQFYKTLRTEVLPSLGSKPFIRIWHAGCSTGEEVYSMAILLKELNLLHKSLLYATDLNPTVLEKARKGIFPLPHLKQYSENYILSGGIQDFSSYYTAHYGQVKFREELSEKMIFSTHNLVSDRSFNEFDLILCRNVLIYFDKDLQETVLRLFDESLGSLGYLALGSKETLKFSSVAAQYRQLNREKIWRKIH; encoded by the coding sequence ATGATTGAAGAGGATGAAATAACTATTTTGTTGAGTGATTTATTTGAATTATACGGATACGATTTTACGAATTATTCAAAAGCTTCTCTCAAACGACGAATCTTGCGGCTGTGTTCGTTAGATAAGTTTCCCAGCTTTGCGGAACTTCGCTACCGAATCAAATCTGACCCCACCTACTTACAGCGATTTGTGGAGGAAATTACGGTTAATGTAACCGAAATGTTCCGTGATCCCCAGTTTTATAAAACACTGCGAACGGAGGTATTGCCCAGTTTAGGATCAAAGCCGTTTATTCGAATTTGGCACGCGGGCTGTTCAACGGGCGAAGAGGTGTACTCCATGGCTATTTTGCTGAAAGAATTAAATCTTCTGCATAAATCTTTATTATACGCTACTGATCTGAATCCAACGGTACTAGAGAAGGCCCGTAAGGGAATTTTTCCTTTACCGCATTTGAAACAATACTCCGAAAATTACATTTTATCTGGAGGAATTCAGGATTTTTCTTCCTACTACACCGCTCATTACGGACAGGTGAAATTCAGGGAAGAATTGAGTGAAAAGATGATCTTTTCTACGCACAATTTAGTATCTGATCGCTCCTTCAATGAGTTTGATTTAATCCTTTGCCGGAACGTCTTAATCTACTTCGATAAAGACTTGCAGGAGACGGTATTACGCCTCTTTGATGAAAGTCTGGGATCGCTGGGATATCTGGCTCTGGGCTCTAAGGAAACGCTGAAGTTTTCAAGCGTTGCTGCCCAGTACCGGCAGTTGAACCGAGAGAAAATATGGCGGAAAATTCACTAA
- a CDS encoding response regulator, with translation MGKKRVLIIDDDAKNIFALTATLRSKSYECLSCVSAQEALDLLRTDEIIDAILIDMMMPEMDGYEAMPLIQAIEHRRNTPIFAVTAQAMVGDREKCLRAGATEYISKPIDVDRLLALLNRV, from the coding sequence ATGGGTAAAAAACGCGTATTGATCATCGATGATGATGCTAAAAATATCTTCGCATTAACGGCTACCTTACGGTCCAAATCCTACGAATGCCTTTCGTGTGTGAGTGCTCAGGAGGCTCTGGATTTACTGCGAACGGATGAAATCATTGATGCCATTTTAATTGACATGATGATGCCCGAAATGGATGGATACGAGGCAATGCCCCTGATACAGGCGATCGAACACCGGCGGAATACGCCCATTTTTGCCGTAACAGCTCAGGCAATGGTAGGAGATCGGGAAAAATGCCTGCGTGCCGGAGCGACGGAATATATTTCTAAACCGATTGACGTAGACCGCTTACTAGCTCTACTGAATCGGGTGTAA